A single genomic interval of Musa acuminata AAA Group cultivar baxijiao chromosome BXJ3-4, Cavendish_Baxijiao_AAA, whole genome shotgun sequence harbors:
- the LOC135637171 gene encoding protein TRANSPARENT TESTA GLABRA 1-like, whose translation MGRGEERQEREESAGEMESSTQESPLNSNAFTFDSPHPVYAMAFSPSPAAAAAASPRLALGSFIEEYGNRVDVVSFDEDALSFRAEPAVSFDHPYPSTKLMFHPHPNSPLLASASDCLRLWLLGPDGAKIRSVLDNSKSSGYCAPLTSFDWNDTEPRRIGTSSIDTTCTIWDVERGAVETQLIAHDKEVYDIAWGEPAVFASVSADGSVRIFDLRDKEHSTIIYESPRPDTPLLRLAWNKANLRYMATTMMDSNRVVVLDIRAPATPVAELQRHCASVNAIAWSPKAARHICSAGDDGQALIWELPAAAAAGTVSPEGIDPMLVYTAGAEINQLQWSAAHPDWIGIAFANKVQLLRV comes from the coding sequence atggggagaggagaggagagacagGAGAGGGAGGAGAGCGCAGGGGAAATGGAGAGTTCCACCCAGGAATCACCTCTCAACTCTAACGCCTTCACCTTCGACTCCCCCCACCCCGTCTACGCCATGGCCTTCTCCccctcccccgccgccgccgcggccgccTCCCCCCGCCTCGCCCTAGGATCCTTCATCGAGGAGTACGGCAACCGCGTCGATGTCGTCTCCTTCGACGAGGACGCGCTCTCCTTCCGCGCCGAACCCGCGGTCTCCTTCGACCACCCCTACCCGTCCACCAAACTCATGTTCCACCCGCATCCCAACAGCCCGCTCCTCGCCTCCGCCTCCGATTGCCTCCGCCTCTGGCTCCTGGGCCCCGACGGCGCCAAGATCCGCTCGGTCCTTGACAACAGCAAGTCCAGTGGCTACTGCGCCCCGCTCACCTCCTTCGACTGGAACGACACAGAACCCCGCCGCATCGGTACCTCCTCCATCGACACCACCTGCACCATCTGGGACGTAGAGCGCGGTGCCGTCGAGACCCAGCTCATCGCCCACGATAAGGAGGTCTACGACATCGCCTGGGGGGAGCCCGCCGTGTTTGCCTCCGTGTCCGCGGACGGCTCCGTCCGCATCTTCGACCTCCGCGACAAGGAACACTCCACCATCATCTACGAGAGCCCCCGCCCCGATACCCCCCTGCTCCGCCTCGCCTGGAACAAGGCCAACCTCCGTTACATGGCCACCACCATGATGGACAGCAACCGCGTCGTCGTGCTCGACATCCGCGCCCCTGCCACCCCCGTGGCTGAGCTGCAGCGGCACTGCGCTAGCGTCAATGCCATTGCGTGGTCGCCGAAGGCCGCGCGGCATATTTGCTCGGCCGGGGATGACGGCCAGGCGCTTATCTGGGAATTGcctgcagccgcagctgcaggCACGGTATCGCCGGAAGGGATTGATCCTATGTTGGTCTACACGGCGGGCGCGGAGATCAACCAACTGCAGTGGTCTGCAGCACACCCCGATTGGATCGGGATTGCGTTCGCCAACAAGGTGCAGCTGCTGAGGGTCTGA
- the LOC103982434 gene encoding NAC domain-containing protein 14 isoform X2, whose amino-acid sequence MDAVSVESLPLGFRFRPTDAELVNHYLKGKITGRIKSEIEVIPEIDVCKCEPWDVPDKSLIKSIDPEWFFFSPKDRKYPSGNRSNRATEAGYWKATGKDRTIKSRSPGSMIVGMKKTLVFHRGRAPRGVRTNWIMHEYRTTEPEYESGEQGGYVLCRLFRKPEEQTLVSEINDCMEKNVDEMESTGLSPSPTIVSPGETQHGSEAAEEVLTSLNQNLPGLDLQENLQPLPRIFEMPPSAINELVADKMAFANSCLLKPEESYCNANIASDVADQGTDVATEVDSLLDDFAQYLGQECDKLGPDDYHISSPIVSPKGHSFYDGVNQGLLQELNQFDNIEQDSVTEFLDAVLFNQEECSHEASSACRGLIMEFEAEDRNCLIMDDSHWDTLSGKDSRTGSDEDTEVTTFEDGIGFYEEICRLPVGSSHLSQENSYNVPTEQDTWQISVFPNQKFSRNISSMDSSAGSLHQESTNTDNFDRAEIQIRVRKNLTDSDYLIKQQGSAMRRLRLQKFIHNGSAPRTVHALSSNNDDSDKSGVTEASEVLEHQFDEEKLVSGLTAEDTHDDANSSEIKSSSPEIYDSKPKLRSRARQTDKNADKTTGQSSDPTSTGAASHSPLTVILFLSAMLLLALLGLFWCLSS is encoded by the exons ATGGATGCTGTCTCCGTTGAATCGCTGCCCTTGGGGTTCCGATTCCGTCCGACGGATGCGGAGTTGGTGAATCACTACCTTAAGGGCAAGATCACCGGCCGTATCAAGTCGGAGATCGAGGTCATCCCCGAGATAGACGTCTGCAAGTGCGAGCCGTGGGACGTCCCCG ACAAATCATTGATCAAATCAATTGATCCGGAGTGGTTCTTCTTCTCACCAAAGGACCGGAAGTATCCCAGCGGCAACCGTTCCAACCGGGCTACGGAGGCTGGGTACTGGAAGGCCACAGGGAAGGATCGGACGATCAAGTCCAGATCACCAGGTTCGATGATTGTAGGCATGAAAAAGACCCTTGTCTTCCACCGCGGCCGGGCTCCCAGGGGCGTCCGCACTAATTGGATTATGCATGAGTATCGAACCACTGAGCCCGAATATGAGTCGGGTGAGCAG GGTGGCTATGTTCTTTGTCGTTTATTCAGGAAGCCTGAAGAACAGACCTTAGTTTCTGAGATCAATGATTGCATGGAGAAAAATGTTGATGAGATGGAAAGTACTGGCTTATCTCCTTCTCCAACCATTGTTTCACCAGGTGAGACGCAGCATGGATCAGAGGCTGCAGAGGAAGTTCTGACATCATTGAACCAAAACCTTCCAgggttggatttgcaagaaaatcTGCAACCTTTGCCTCGTATCTTTGAGATGCCACCATCAGCTATTAATGAATTAGTAGCAGATAAAATGGCTTTTGCAAACAGCTGTTTGTTGAAACCAGAAGAGAGCTATTGCAATGCTAATATTGCTTCAGATGTTGCTGATCAGGGGACCGATGTGGCTACTGAA GTTGATTCTCTGTTGGATGATTTCGCACAATACCTGGGCCAAGAATGTGACAAGCTTGGTCCTGATGATTACCATATAAGTTCCCCGATAGTGTCTCCTAAGGGCCACTCATTTTATGATGGAGTAAACCAGGGACTTCTGCAGGAGCTTAATCAATTTGACAACATTGAGCAGGACTCTGTCACTGAATTCTTAGATGCAGTTCTTTTTAATCAAGAGGAATGTTCCCATGAGGCATCAAGTGCCTGTAGAGGTCTAATTATGGAGTTTGAGGCAGAAGATCGGAATTGTTTGATCATGGATGATTCCCACTGGGACACGCTATCAGGCAAGGATAGCAGGACAGGCAGTGATGAAGATACTGAAGTTACTACTTTTGAG GATGGCATAGGTTTTTATGAAGAAATCTGCAGGCTGCCAGTTGGTTCAAGCCACTTATCACAGGAGAATAGTTATAATGTTCCTACGGAACAAGATACATGGCAGATCTCTGTGTTTCCTAATCAGAAGTTTAGCCGAAATATCTCCTCGATGGACTCTTCTGCAGGTTCTTTGCATCAAGAATCAACCAATACGGACAACTTTGACAGGGCTGAAATCCAGATCAGAGTTCGCAAAAATTTGACAGACTCAGATTACTTGATTAAACAGCAAGGCTCGGCAATGAGACGGTTACGTTTGCAGAAGTTCATTCACAATGGATCTGCCCCCAGAACTGTTCATGCCTTGAGCAGTAATAATGATGATTCAGACAAATCAGGTGTCACTGAG GCTAGTGAAGTTTTGGAGCACCAATTTGATGAAGAAAAATTAGTTTCTGGTCTTACCGCCGAGGACACTCATG ATGATGCAAACTCCTCCGAGATAAAGTCCTCTTCTCCTGAGATCTATGATTCCAAACCCAAGTTGAGATCGAGAGCAAGACAGACTGATAAGAACGCGGACAAAACCACAGGCCAATCTTCGGATCCAACGTCAACCGGAGCTGCTTCACACTCTCCACTTACAGTCATTTTGTTTTTGTCAGCAATGCTTTTGCTAGCATTACTTGGATTGTTTTGGTGCCTAAGCTCCTAA
- the LOC103982434 gene encoding NAC domain-containing protein 14 isoform X1 — protein sequence MDAVSVESLPLGFRFRPTDAELVNHYLKGKITGRIKSEIEVIPEIDVCKCEPWDVPADKSLIKSIDPEWFFFSPKDRKYPSGNRSNRATEAGYWKATGKDRTIKSRSPGSMIVGMKKTLVFHRGRAPRGVRTNWIMHEYRTTEPEYESGEQGGYVLCRLFRKPEEQTLVSEINDCMEKNVDEMESTGLSPSPTIVSPGETQHGSEAAEEVLTSLNQNLPGLDLQENLQPLPRIFEMPPSAINELVADKMAFANSCLLKPEESYCNANIASDVADQGTDVATEVDSLLDDFAQYLGQECDKLGPDDYHISSPIVSPKGHSFYDGVNQGLLQELNQFDNIEQDSVTEFLDAVLFNQEECSHEASSACRGLIMEFEAEDRNCLIMDDSHWDTLSGKDSRTGSDEDTEVTTFEDGIGFYEEICRLPVGSSHLSQENSYNVPTEQDTWQISVFPNQKFSRNISSMDSSAGSLHQESTNTDNFDRAEIQIRVRKNLTDSDYLIKQQGSAMRRLRLQKFIHNGSAPRTVHALSSNNDDSDKSGVTEASEVLEHQFDEEKLVSGLTAEDTHDDANSSEIKSSSPEIYDSKPKLRSRARQTDKNADKTTGQSSDPTSTGAASHSPLTVILFLSAMLLLALLGLFWCLSS from the exons ATGGATGCTGTCTCCGTTGAATCGCTGCCCTTGGGGTTCCGATTCCGTCCGACGGATGCGGAGTTGGTGAATCACTACCTTAAGGGCAAGATCACCGGCCGTATCAAGTCGGAGATCGAGGTCATCCCCGAGATAGACGTCTGCAAGTGCGAGCCGTGGGACGTCCCCG CAGACAAATCATTGATCAAATCAATTGATCCGGAGTGGTTCTTCTTCTCACCAAAGGACCGGAAGTATCCCAGCGGCAACCGTTCCAACCGGGCTACGGAGGCTGGGTACTGGAAGGCCACAGGGAAGGATCGGACGATCAAGTCCAGATCACCAGGTTCGATGATTGTAGGCATGAAAAAGACCCTTGTCTTCCACCGCGGCCGGGCTCCCAGGGGCGTCCGCACTAATTGGATTATGCATGAGTATCGAACCACTGAGCCCGAATATGAGTCGGGTGAGCAG GGTGGCTATGTTCTTTGTCGTTTATTCAGGAAGCCTGAAGAACAGACCTTAGTTTCTGAGATCAATGATTGCATGGAGAAAAATGTTGATGAGATGGAAAGTACTGGCTTATCTCCTTCTCCAACCATTGTTTCACCAGGTGAGACGCAGCATGGATCAGAGGCTGCAGAGGAAGTTCTGACATCATTGAACCAAAACCTTCCAgggttggatttgcaagaaaatcTGCAACCTTTGCCTCGTATCTTTGAGATGCCACCATCAGCTATTAATGAATTAGTAGCAGATAAAATGGCTTTTGCAAACAGCTGTTTGTTGAAACCAGAAGAGAGCTATTGCAATGCTAATATTGCTTCAGATGTTGCTGATCAGGGGACCGATGTGGCTACTGAA GTTGATTCTCTGTTGGATGATTTCGCACAATACCTGGGCCAAGAATGTGACAAGCTTGGTCCTGATGATTACCATATAAGTTCCCCGATAGTGTCTCCTAAGGGCCACTCATTTTATGATGGAGTAAACCAGGGACTTCTGCAGGAGCTTAATCAATTTGACAACATTGAGCAGGACTCTGTCACTGAATTCTTAGATGCAGTTCTTTTTAATCAAGAGGAATGTTCCCATGAGGCATCAAGTGCCTGTAGAGGTCTAATTATGGAGTTTGAGGCAGAAGATCGGAATTGTTTGATCATGGATGATTCCCACTGGGACACGCTATCAGGCAAGGATAGCAGGACAGGCAGTGATGAAGATACTGAAGTTACTACTTTTGAG GATGGCATAGGTTTTTATGAAGAAATCTGCAGGCTGCCAGTTGGTTCAAGCCACTTATCACAGGAGAATAGTTATAATGTTCCTACGGAACAAGATACATGGCAGATCTCTGTGTTTCCTAATCAGAAGTTTAGCCGAAATATCTCCTCGATGGACTCTTCTGCAGGTTCTTTGCATCAAGAATCAACCAATACGGACAACTTTGACAGGGCTGAAATCCAGATCAGAGTTCGCAAAAATTTGACAGACTCAGATTACTTGATTAAACAGCAAGGCTCGGCAATGAGACGGTTACGTTTGCAGAAGTTCATTCACAATGGATCTGCCCCCAGAACTGTTCATGCCTTGAGCAGTAATAATGATGATTCAGACAAATCAGGTGTCACTGAG GCTAGTGAAGTTTTGGAGCACCAATTTGATGAAGAAAAATTAGTTTCTGGTCTTACCGCCGAGGACACTCATG ATGATGCAAACTCCTCCGAGATAAAGTCCTCTTCTCCTGAGATCTATGATTCCAAACCCAAGTTGAGATCGAGAGCAAGACAGACTGATAAGAACGCGGACAAAACCACAGGCCAATCTTCGGATCCAACGTCAACCGGAGCTGCTTCACACTCTCCACTTACAGTCATTTTGTTTTTGTCAGCAATGCTTTTGCTAGCATTACTTGGATTGTTTTGGTGCCTAAGCTCCTAA
- the LOC103982433 gene encoding small ribosomal subunit protein eS17, whose protein sequence is MGRVRTKTVKKSSRQVIERYYSRMTLDFHTNKKILEEVAIIPSKRLRNKIAGFSTHLMRRIQRGPVRGISLKLQEEERERRMDFVPDESAIKVDHIEIDGQTFDMLAALGMADLPGVEKQAVASAPPAYSSRPVGGYGRRL, encoded by the coding sequence ATGGGCCGTGTCCGGACGAAGACCGTGAAGAAGTCCTCCCGCCAGGTGATCGAGAGGTACTACTCGCGCATGACCCTCGACTTCCATACGAACAAGAAGATCCTCGAGGAGGTGGCCATCATCCCATCGAAGCGGCTCCGCAACAAGATCGCTGGGTTCAGCACCCACCTCATGCGCCGGATCCAGCGGGGTCCCGTCCGCGGGATCTCCCTCAAGCTCCAGGAGGAGGAGCGCGAGCGCCGTATGGACTTCGTCCCCGACGAGTCCGCCATCAAGGTTGACCACATAGAGATCGACGGTCAGACCTTCGACATGCTTGCTGCCCTTGGCATGGCTGACCTCCCCGGTGTCGAGAAGCAGGCCGTTGCCTCCGCTCCGCCCGCCTACTCGTCCCGCCCCGTCGGCGGCTACGGCCGCAGACTGTGA